The segment AGTATCCCATCTTATATTATTTAATTTTTTTATCGGTCCACCTATTGCTTCTGATATAATTGTTCCTAAAAAATATGCAGAAATAGGAATTAAATAATACATTCCATGAAAAAATTTACCTGAACCTAAATTTATAGCAAAAAGAACAAAATTTGCTGTTTGAGCATTTGAGAAGACTCCTCCTCTTATAGTATAAGTAAAAGCTCCATAAAATCCACTTATCATCATTAACGTTAAAAATACCCATAATTTTTCACATTCTAACTCATACTCTTTTTTATTCAATAACTCTTGTTCAAGATTTTTCATAATTTTCTGCTCCTTAATAAATATCTAGTCGTTTTTATTCTTTAAAAAATCATCAACATTGTAATTTTCTAGTTGCTCTTTTCTCCAAGAATTTAGTTCTATATATTTTTTTATTGTTAAAACTTCAAATTGATATCTTAAATCTCTATTTTTTTCATAGATAACCTTCCCTGTTCTAACAACTTGATTTTGGAATACTGTAGAAGAATTTTTTAAATCTATTAAATCTACTTCTCTTTTTAATTGTAAACTAATCTCTTGAGCACAAAGAAAAATATCAAAACTTGAAAGTTTGTTTAATGAAAAAAAAGCAATATCTATATCACTCTCTTTTCTAAGCTTCCCAGAAGCATAAGAACCAAAAATATATATAAATTCTGGATTAAATCTTTTTAGTTTTTTTATTATAACATCTATTACTTCTTTATCCATCTACTTCTCCAAAATACATTTTGAAAATTTAATAGAATCATATAAATGTTTTTCTAAAATATTTTTTAAAATTTCTAAATTTAATACTTGATAGTCATGGACTGCTATATTTCTAAAACCTACCATTCCTTGAAGATTATTAGATAAATCTTTATCTATTATTTTTCTATTTTCCAATACTTTAAAAGCTTCTTTATTAGTTTGTGGTATTTCAAAATTAGACATTTTTATATAGTGAAAAGCTAAATCTAATGTAGCTTCACACATCCTTTGTAAATTTAATATTATAGAATCTTGTTTTGTATAATTTTCTAAATTTAATATATTATTGTCATATTCTTCTTCAACTCTTTTTATACACCTCTTTATTACTTCAATTTTATTAATGATAATATCATCTTTCATTTTTATAATTTCTCCTTATAAGCACATTTCATAGATAGCTTTTATGTCCTCTTTTTTCAATGATTTAAATCCTTTTAAAACTCCATTTCCACAAGCTTTTTCAGCCATAATATCAAAATGAGTTCTATCTATATTAAGTTCAGTTAAAGTTCTTGTAAGTCCTAAATCTTCAAACAAAAATTTTTCTAAAGCTTCTATTCCTTTTAAACTAGCTTCCATTTTATCTAAATTAGAATCTACACCAAATACAGATACAGCAAAAGTTTTAAATCTCTCAGCATTATTTTCATCTAAAATATATCTCATCCAACGTGGAGTTAAAATTCCCAATC is part of the uncultured Fusobacterium sp. genome and harbors:
- a CDS encoding nucleotidyltransferase domain-containing protein, producing MDKEVIDVIIKKLKRFNPEFIYIFGSYASGKLRKESDIDIAFFSLNKLSSFDIFLCAQEISLQLKREVDLIDLKNSSTVFQNQVVRTGKVIYEKNRDLRYQFEVLTIKKYIELNSWRKEQLENYNVDDFLKNKND
- a CDS encoding DUF86 domain-containing protein is translated as MKDDIIINKIEVIKRCIKRVEEEYDNNILNLENYTKQDSIILNLQRMCEATLDLAFHYIKMSNFEIPQTNKEAFKVLENRKIIDKDLSNNLQGMVGFRNIAVHDYQVLNLEILKNILEKHLYDSIKFSKCILEK